A single region of the Labeo rohita strain BAU-BD-2019 chromosome 3, IGBB_LRoh.1.0, whole genome shotgun sequence genome encodes:
- the rcn3 gene encoding reticulocalbin-3 isoform X2 — MQLLFLGTLALFVGVTVAVPAQEKRVHHKPDLSDHVHDDAHGYQYDHEAFLGKEEAKTFDQLSPEESKERLGKIVDRIDTDKDGFISHAELHYWIKHRQRRYIEENVNKHWKEYDQNKDGKIGWIEYKNTTYGYYMDTEFDDVEDKASYKAMLTRDERRFKSADRDGDGVATREEFTAFLHPEEFDYMRDIVIQETIEDIDKNGDGKIDLQEYIGDMYTPESGESEPDWVTTEKKHFSEFRDMNKDGYLDASEVSHWILPTEVDHADNEARHLIHETDKDNDGRLSFSEIMDKMDFIKVSTITDYGTLVEEHDEL, encoded by the exons ATGCAGCTGCTCTTTTTAGGGACACTTGCCCTGTTCGTTGGGGTCACAGTTGCTGTGCCTGCACAGGAGAAGCGTGTACATCATAAGCCTGACCTCAGCGACCATGTTCACGATGATGCCCATGGATACCAGTATGACCACGAGGCCTTCCTGGGCAAAGAGGAAGCCAAGACCTTTGACCAGCTAAGCCCTGAGGAGAGCAAAGAGAGACTAGG AAAAATCGTGGATAGGATTGACACAGATAAGGATGGCTTCATCAGTCATGCTGAGCTACACTACTGGATCAAGCACAGACAGAGGAGGTACATCGAGGAGAATGTGAACAAGCACTGGAAAGAGTACGACCAGAACAAAGATGGCAAGATTGGCTGGATCGAGTACAAGAACACCACCTATGGATATTATATGG ATACAGAGTTTGATGATGTGGAAGATAAGGCGAGTTACAAAGCCATGCTCACTAGAGATGAAAGACGATTCAAGTCCGCAGACCGAGACGGTGACGGTGTTGCTACCAGAGAAGAGTTCACTGCCTTCCTCCATCCAGAGGAGTTTGACTACATGAGAGACATTGTGATACAG GAAACAATTGAAGACATTGACAAAAATGGTGATGGCAAGATTGATCTGCAGGAATACATTG GGGACATGTACACCCCTGAAAGTGGAGAGAGTGAACCGGATTGGGTCACAACAGAAAAGAAACACTTTTCGGAGTTCAGAGACATGAACAAG GATGGTTATCTTGATGCCAGTGAAGTATCTCATTGGATCCTGCCTACAGAGGTTGACCATGCTGATAATGAGGCCCGGCATCTCATTCATGAAACTGATAAAGACAAT GATGGTCGTCTCTCTTTCAGTGAGATCATggataaaatggatttcattaAAGTCAGCACTATAACTGACTATGGAACCCTGGTAGAAGAACATGATGAACTTTAA
- the rcn3 gene encoding reticulocalbin-3 isoform X1, with product MQLLFLGTLALFVGVTVAVPAQEKRVHHKPDLSDHVHDDAHGYQYDHEAFLGKEEAKTFDQLSPEESKERLGKIVDRIDTDKDGFISHAELHYWIKHRQRRYIEENVNKHWKEYDQNKDGKIGWIEYKNTTYGYYMDTEFDDVEDKASYKAMLTRDERRFKSADRDGDGVATREEFTAFLHPEEFDYMRDIVIQETIEDIDKNGDGKIDLQEYIGDMYTPESGESEPDWVTTEKKHFSEFRDMNKDGYLDASEVSHWILPTEVDHADNEARHLIHETDKDNDDKITKKEILANWNMFVGSQATNYGEDLTKRHDEL from the exons ATGCAGCTGCTCTTTTTAGGGACACTTGCCCTGTTCGTTGGGGTCACAGTTGCTGTGCCTGCACAGGAGAAGCGTGTACATCATAAGCCTGACCTCAGCGACCATGTTCACGATGATGCCCATGGATACCAGTATGACCACGAGGCCTTCCTGGGCAAAGAGGAAGCCAAGACCTTTGACCAGCTAAGCCCTGAGGAGAGCAAAGAGAGACTAGG AAAAATCGTGGATAGGATTGACACAGATAAGGATGGCTTCATCAGTCATGCTGAGCTACACTACTGGATCAAGCACAGACAGAGGAGGTACATCGAGGAGAATGTGAACAAGCACTGGAAAGAGTACGACCAGAACAAAGATGGCAAGATTGGCTGGATCGAGTACAAGAACACCACCTATGGATATTATATGG ATACAGAGTTTGATGATGTGGAAGATAAGGCGAGTTACAAAGCCATGCTCACTAGAGATGAAAGACGATTCAAGTCCGCAGACCGAGACGGTGACGGTGTTGCTACCAGAGAAGAGTTCACTGCCTTCCTCCATCCAGAGGAGTTTGACTACATGAGAGACATTGTGATACAG GAAACAATTGAAGACATTGACAAAAATGGTGATGGCAAGATTGATCTGCAGGAATACATTG GGGACATGTACACCCCTGAAAGTGGAGAGAGTGAACCGGATTGGGTCACAACAGAAAAGAAACACTTTTCGGAGTTCAGAGACATGAACAAG GATGGTTATCTTGATGCCAGTGAAGTATCTCATTGGATCCTGCCTACAGAGGTTGACCATGCTGATAATGAGGCCCGGCATCTCATTCATGAAACTGATAAAGACAAT GATGACAAAATCACAAAGAAGGAGATTCTGGCAAACTGGAACATGTTTGTCGGGAGCCAAGCGACTAATTACGGAGAGGATCTCACCAAAAGACACGATGAACTTTAA
- the nosip gene encoding nitric oxide synthase-interacting protein: MTRHGKNCTAGAVYTYHEKKKDTASSGYGTQSVRLGKDAIKDFDCCSLSLQPCRDPVITEDGYLYEKEAILQYILHQKTEIAKKMKAYEKQKQALKSEGQLESKSEERERAEKFKQRENNIVSKPINPFTSGKSKDGESQKASTSSSSSDTGESSSASALPSFWIPSLTPEAKPTLLKKPSKTVLCPMSGRSLKMSDLISVRFTPLDPSLDRVALLTRQDRYVCAVTKDTLGNSVPCAVLRPSGAVVTMECVEKLIRKDMTDPVTGDKLKDKDIIPLQRGGTGFAGSGVDLKAKEARPVMQA, encoded by the exons ATGACTCGACACGGGAAGAACTGCACAGCAGGCGCCGTTTACACTTATCACGAGAAGAAGAAAGACACCG CCTCTTCTGGTTATGGGACTCAAAGTGTGCGTTTGGGGAAGGATGCGATCAAAGATTTTGACTGCTGCTCTCTCTCCTTACAGCCCTGCAGGGACCCTGTCATAAC tgAAGATGGATACTTGTATGAAAAAGAAGCCATTCTGCAATACATCCTTCACCAGAAAACAGAAATTGCCAAGAAAATGAAG GCATACGAGAAGCAGAAACAGGCTCTAAAGAGTGAAGGCCAGCTGGAGTCCAAGTCTGAGGAGCGAGAGCGAGCTGAGAAGTTCAAACAGAGAGAGAACAACATTGTCTCCAAGCCGATCAACCCCTTCACCTCAG GGAAATCTAAGGACGGAGAAAGCCAGAAGGCCTCAACCAGCTCCTCTAGTTCTGACACAGGAGAGTCCAGTTCAGCTTCAGCTCTGCCCAGCTTCTGGATCCCCAGCCTCACACCAGAGGCCAAACCCACCTTGCTTAAAAAGCCC TCAAAGACAGTGTTGTGCCCCATGTCAGGACGTTCTTTGAAGATGAGTGATTTGATTTCAGTGCGCTTTACTCCACTGGACCCCAGTCTGGACAGAGTTGCCCTCCTCACACGCCAA GACAGATACGTGTGTGCAGTAACCAAAGACACGCTTGGAAACTCTGTTCCCTGTGCAGTTCTTAGACCCTC TGGAGCTGTAGTCACTATGGAGTGTGTGGAGAAGCTCATACGGAAAGACATGACTGATCCAGTGACTGGAGACAAACTGAAAGACAAGGACATCATACCCCTTCAGAGG GGTGGGACTGGCTTTGCAGGCTCAGGAGTGGACCTCAAAGCTAAAGAGGCCAGACCCGTTATGCAAGCATAA
- the LOC127163534 gene encoding LOW QUALITY PROTEIN: protein PFC0760c (The sequence of the model RefSeq protein was modified relative to this genomic sequence to represent the inferred CDS: deleted 2 bases in 1 codon), with the protein MATLRSLLLGLLLALLCTFQTPLAPSASVKAQDLPFVREEGLMADDDDDDDDDDDDDDDDDDDDDDDDDGDAAAAAGDDDDDDDDDDDDDDDDDDDDDDDDDDDDDDDDDDDDDDDDDDDDDDDDDDDDDDDDDDDDDDDDDDDDDDDDDDDDDDDDDDDDDDDDDDDDDDDDDDDDDDDDDDDDDDDDDDDDDHEDDDDDDDDYHEGSICSLCVHCEHCDSCDKCPCKKGDRSEHCDFCDDCGKCYMCPVCNVVCKPGGFVDSVSGSIYKTVADVFDDDDDDDDDDDN; encoded by the exons ATGGCTACGCTGAGAAGTTTGCTGCTGGGGCTCTTGCTGGCCCTGCTTTGCACCTTCCAGACACCGCTGGCGCCCTCAGCCTCCGTCAAAGCCCAGGATCTGCCTTTCGTCCGCGAGGAAGGCCTGATggctgatgatgatgacgacgaTGACGACGATGACGAcgatgatgacgatgatgatgacgacGACGACGACGACGACGATGGCGacgcggcggcggcggcg ggcgaTGATGATGACGACGACGATGATGACGAcgatgatgacgatgatgatgatgacgatgatgatgacgacGATGATGACGACGacgatgacgatgatgatgatgacgacgatgatgatgatgatgacgatgatgatgacgatgatgatgatgatgacgatgatgacgatgatgatgatgacgacgaTGACGATGATGACGACGACGATGACGACGACgacgatgatgatgacgacGACGATGATGACGACGACGATGATGACGAcgatgatgacgatgatgatgacgacgatgatgatgacgatgatgatgatgatgacgatgacgatgatgatgacgatgatgatgatgaccatGAAG atgatgacgatgatgatgatgattatcaTGAAGGATCTATTTGTTCATTGTGTGTCCACTGTGAG CATTGCGACAGCTGTGATAAGTGCCCATGCAAAAAGGGAGACCGCTCTGAACACTGCGACTTCTGTGAT GACTGTGGAAAGTGCTACATGTGTCCTGTTTGTAATGTTGTCTGCAAGCCAG gtGGCTTTGTTGACTCTGTTTCTGGATCCATCTATAA GACCGTAGCAGACGtctttgatgatgatgatgatgacgacgaCGATGACGACAACTAA